Proteins co-encoded in one Erinaceus europaeus chromosome 2, mEriEur2.1, whole genome shotgun sequence genomic window:
- the LOC103127560 gene encoding LOW QUALITY PROTEIN: tubulin beta chain-like (The sequence of the model RefSeq protein was modified relative to this genomic sequence to represent the inferred CDS: inserted 1 base in 1 codon) — protein MSMKEVDEQMLNVQNKNSSYFVEWIPNNVKTTVCDIPPXGLKMSATFISNSTAIQELFKRISEQFTAMFRRKTFLDWYTGEGTDEMEFTEAESNMNDLVSEYQQYQDTTAEEEGEFEEEAEEEVA, from the exons ATGTCCATGAAGGAGGTAGACGAGCAGATGCTCAATGTACAGAACAAGAACAGCAGCTATTTTGTGGAATGGATCCCCAACAACGTGAAAACGACTGTTTGTGACATCCCAC GAGGCCTGAAGATGTCAGCCACCTTTATCAGTAACAGCACTGCCATTCAGGAGCTGTTTAAGCGCATCTCAGAGCAGTTCACAGCCATGTTCCGGCGCAAGACCTTCCTGGACTGGTACACGGGCGAGGGCACGGACGAGATGGAGTTTACGGAGGCTGAGAGCAACATGAACGACCTAGTGTCTGAGTACCAGCAGTACCAGGATACCACAGCTGAAGAGGAGGGCGAGTTTGAGGAAGAAGCTGAGGAGGAGGTGGCCTAG